Sequence from the Streptomyces peucetius genome:
GGGCTCGAGGTCGAGGCCCTGGGCCTTCCAGTGGTCGACGGCCCGCCCGGTGTCGAGGAGTTCGGCGTGGCCGACGGCCTCCTCGACGCTGCGGAAGCCCAGTTCGGCGAGGATCTCGCGGACCTCTTCGGCGACGAACCGGAAGAAGTTGACGACGAACTCGGCCTGGCCGGAGAACCGCTCACGCAGCACCGGGTTCTGGGTGGCGATGCCGACCGGGCAGGTGTCCAGGTGGCAGACGCGCATCATGACGCAGCCGGAGACGACGAGCGGCGCGGTCGCGAAACCGAACTCCTCGGCGCCGAGCAGCGCGGCGATGACGACGTCGCGGCCGGTCTTCAGCTGGCCGTCGGTCTGGACGACGATCCGGTCGCGCAGGCCGTTGAGCAGCAGGGTCTGCTGGGTCTCGGCGAGACCGAGCTCCCAGGGTCCGCCCGCGTGCTTGAGCGACGTGAGCGGAGAGGCGCCCGTACCGCCGTCGTGGCCTGAGATGAGGACGACGTCCGCGTGGGCCTTCGAGACGCCGGCGGCGACCGTGCCGACGCCGACCTCGGACACCAGCTTCACGTGGATGCGGGCGGCCGGGTTGGCGTTCTTGAGGTCGTGGATCAGCTGGGCCAGATCCTCGATGGAGTAGATGTCGTGGTGCGGCGGCGGGGAGATCAGGCCGACACCCGGGGTGGAGTGCCGGGTCTTGGCGACCCACGGGTACACCTTGTGGCCGGGCAGCTGGCCGCCCTCGCCGGGCTTGGCGCCCTGGGCCATCTTGATCTGGATGTCGTCCGCGTTGACCAGGTACTCGCTGGTGACGCCGAAGCGGCCGGAGGCGACCTGCTTGATGGACGAACGCCGCGCCGGGTCGTACAGGCGCTCCGGGTCCTCGCCGCCTTCACCGGTGTTGGACTTGCCGCCCAGCTGGTTCATGGCGATGGCGAGCGTCTCGTGCGCCTCCTTGGAGATGGAGCCGTACGACATGGCGCCGGTGGAGAAGCGCTTGACGATCTCGGAGACGGGCTCGACCTCGTCGATGGAGATCGGCTCGCGGTCCGACTTGAAGCCGAACAGGCCGCGCAGCGTCATCAGCCGCTCGGACTGCTCGTTCACCCGGTCCGTGTACTTCTTGAAGATGTCGTACCGCTTGTTGCGCGTGGCGTGCTGCAGACGGAAGACGGTCTCCGGGTCGAACAGGTGCGGCTCGCCCTCGCGGCGCCACTGGTACTCGCCGCCGATCTCCAGCGCGCGGTGCGTGGCGGCGATGCCGGAGGCCGGGTACGCCTTGGCGTGGCGGGCGGCGACCTCCTTGGCGACGACGTCGAGACCCGCGCCGCCGATCTTGGTGGCGGTGCCGTTGAAGTACTTGTCGACGAACGCGTCGTCGAGGCCGACGGCTTCGAAGACCTGCGCGCCGCGGTAGGAGGCGACCGTGGAGATGCCCATCTTGGACATGACCTTCAGGACGCCCTTGCCGAGGGCGTAGATCAGGTTGCGGATGGCCTTTTCGGGCTCGAGGCCCTCGATGAAGGTGCCGGCGCGGACCAGGTCCTCGACCGACTCCATCGCCAGGTACGGGTTGACCGCGGCCGCGCCGTAGCCGATGAGCAGCGCGACGTGGTGGACCTCGCGGACGTCGCCGGCCTCGACCAGCAGGCCCACCTGGGTGCGCTGCTTGGTGCGGATGAGGTGGTGGTGCACGGCGGAGGTGAGCAGCAGCGACGGGATCGGCGCGTGCTCGGCGTCCGAGTGGCGGTCGGAGAGGACGATCAGCCGGGCGCCGCCCTCGATGGCGGTGTCGACCTCGCCGCAGATCGCCTCGATACGGGCGGCCAGGGCGTCGCCGCCGCCGGAGACCCGGTAGAGGCCGGACAGGGTGGCGGCCTTCATGCCGGGCATGTCGCCGTCGGCGTTGATGTGGATGAGCTTGGCCAGCTCGTCGTTGTCGATCACCGGGAAGGGCAGCGTGACACTGCGGCAGGACGCGGCGGTCGGCTCCAACAGGTTGCCCTGGGGGCCGAGCGAGGAGTGCAGCGAGGTGACGAGCTCCTCGCGGATGGCGTCCAGCGGCGGGTTGGTGACCTGCGCGAACAGCTGGGTGAAGTAGTCGAACAGCAGCCGGGGGCGCTCGGAGAGGGCCGCGATCGGCGAGTCGGTGCCCATGGAGCCGAGCGGCTCGCCGCCGGTGCGGGCCATCGGAGCGAGGATGACGCGCAGCTCTTCCTCGGTGTAGCCGAAGGTCTGCTGGCGGCGGGTGACGGAGGCGTGGGTGTGGACGATGTGCTCGCGCTCGGGGAGGTCCTCGAGTTCGATCTCACCGGCCTCCAGCCACTCCTGGTAGGGGTGCTCGGCGGCGAGGGCGGACTTGATCTCGTCGTCCTCGATGATGCGGTGCTCGGCGGTGTCGACGAGGAACATCCTGCCGGGCTGCAGCCGGCCCTTGCGGACGACCTTGGCGGGGTCGATGTCGAGGACGCCGACCTCGGAGGAGAGGACGACCAGGCCGTCGTCGGTGACCCAGTAGCGGCCGGGGCGCAGGCCGTTGCGGTCGAGGACCGCGCCGACCTGGACGCCGTCGGTGAAGGTGACACAGGCCGGGCCGTCCCAGGGCTCCATCATCGTGGAGTGGTACTGGTAGAACGCTCGCCGGGCGGGGTCCATCGAGTCGTGGTTCTCCCACGCCTCGGGAACCATCATCAGCACGGAGTGCGGCAGCGAACGGCCGCCGAGGTGCAGCAGCTCCAGGACCTCGTCGAAGGAGGCGGAGTCGGAGGCGTCGGGCGTGCAGACCGGGAAGATCCGGTCGATCTTGCCGGCGCCGGAGTTGAACAGCTTGGAGGCGAGCTGCGACTCACGGGCCCGCATCCAGTTGCGGTTGCCCTTGACCGTGTTGATCTCACCGTTGTGCGCGACGAAGCGGTACGGATGGGCCAGCGGCCAGCTCGGGAAGGTGTTCGTGGAGAACCGCGAGTGGACGAGCGCCACGGCGGTGGCGAAGCGCCGGTCCGAGAGGTCGGGGAAGAAGGGCTCGAGCTGGCCGGTGGTCAGCATGCCCTTGTAGACGATGGTGCGCGCGGAGAGCGACGGGAAGTAGACACCGGCCTCGCGCTCGGCGCGCTTGCGCAGGACGAACGCCTTGCGGTCCAGCGCGATGCCCTCGCTGGCGCCGTCGGCGACGAACAGCTGGCGGAAGGCGGGCATGGTGGCGCGGGCGCCGTTGCCGAGCAGGTCGGGGGTGACGGGAACGTCGCGCCAGCCGAGGACGGTCAGGCCCTCTTCGTCGGCGATCGACCCGATCTTCGAGACGGCGGTCTCGTTGTCCTCGGCGCCGGACGGGAGGAAGGCGATACCGACGGCGTAGGAGCCGGCCTCGGGCAGCTCGAAGTCGGTGACCTCGCGCAGGAAGGCGTCCGGGACCTGGAGCAGGATGCCCGCGCCGTCGCCGGAGTCGGGCTCGGAGCCGGTGGCGCCGCGGTGCTCGAGGTTCCGCAGTACGGTCAGCGCCTGCTCGACCAGCTCATGGCCGGCAACACCGGTGAGGGTGGCCACGAACCCGACACCGCAGGCGTCGTGTTCGTTACGGGGGTCGTACATCCCCTGGGGGGCGGGGCGACCGTCCATGGGCGACCAGGCGTCGGAACGCATCGGCTCTCCCGTCGTCGTCGTGGCATGTTCAGTGCCGAGGGACGACGTTGGCCCTCCGCGAAATTTCGTGCAGGTTACATGATGGAGTGCTTCTCGGAAAGCGGATAGCTCATTCCAGCATGCGGACACCGCTCCAGGCGGTGAAGGTGGGCCGCAACGGACAGATCGACGTCCGGAGGACCTTTGCAGAGCAGGCCTCATTGCCCGCAGCGCTTACGGCTGATGCCCCGGGATTGCGGAATCGAAACCACCGAGTAACGGCTAATTATGTTGCGCCTTGCATAGGGTCTCACTCTGGGGCACCTTCGCGGCAGGACGTACATCACAGCGTCCGCGACGGAGCCCGAAAACGCGAGCGCACCGGCTCACGGCGAGCCGGTGCGGGGCGGTACCGCAGAACGCGGTGGCTCACACGGCGGCGCCGATGAGCGTACCCAGGCCGTAGGTGACCGCGGCGGCCGTACCACCGAGGGCCAGCTGACGCAGACCACTGAACCACCAGCTGCGGGCCGTGACCTTCGCCACCAGGGCGCCGCAGCCGAACAGCCCGGCCAGCGCCAGCAGCACCGCGGGCCACAGCGCGCTCGCGCCGAGCAGGTACGGCAGCACCGGCAGCAGCGCGCCGAGCGCGAACGCCCCGAAGGAGGAGAAGGCGGCGACGAGCGGCGACGGCAGGTCGTCGGGGTCGATCCCGAGCTCCTCGCGGGCGTGGATCTCCAGCGCCTGCTCCGGATCCCTCGACAGCTGCATCGCCACCTCACGGGCGAGTGCGGGCTCCACGCCCCGGGCGGTGTACAGCGCCGCCAGCTCCTCCATCTCGTCGACCGGATGCTTACGCAACTCGCGGCGTTCCACCGCCAGTTCGGCCTCGACCAGCTCGCGCTGGGAGGCGACCGAGGTGTATTCGCCGGCCGCCATCGAGAACGCGCCCGCCGCGAGACCGGCGAGACCCGTGATGACGATCGTCTGCTGGGAGACGGCACCGCCCGCGACACCGGTCATCAGAGCGAGGTTGGAGACCAGCCCGTCCATCGCCCCGAACACCGCCGGCCGCAGCCAGCCGCCGTTGACGTCACGGTGCGTGTGGTTGTCACGGTGCGCCTCGTGAAGTGCGGCTTCGGTTTCGATGATGGACACAATTCTCCCCTTCTCCGGCGGCTGCCCGGTCGGCCCCGCTCCCCCTCGACGCTCCCGAAGATACGCCGGACGTAAGGGGCGTACCAGCAAGGCAGGCTTTACTTACTTGGGTGCGGAGCATGGGCGAAGCGGGTGACAGAAACGTTTCTGCGACTCATGGCGGGCAGCTCGTGGCAAAGATCCCGGAACAAGGCTCGCGCGCGCGAAGGGGACCTTCATGGAAGTGCTGACAGCGTCCGGCTCCGGTCCCGTCGCCACCCTGCTCGACCGGGCCCGCGGCGCGCTCCTCGGCCTCGCCGTCGGCGACGCGCTCGGCGCGCCCGCGGAGAACATGCGGCCCTCGGAGATCCGCCGCCGCTGGGGCCGCATCGAGGACTTCGTGAGCGACGACCCCGCAGGCACCGACGACACCGAGTACGCGATCTTCTCCGGCCTGCTGCTCGCCAGACACGGCTCCGCGCTCACCGTGGCCCACGTCGAGGCGGCGTGGCACCAATGGATCGCGGACCTGGACGAAGGGCCGTTCCGAGGCGCGGGCTTCAGCGAGCGCGGCACCCTCGAGAACCTCAGAAGGGGCCTCGCCGCCCCGATCTCCGCCCAGCACCGGCACGCCTGGAGCGACGGTCTCGCGATGCGGGCGGCCCCGTTCGGCGTGTTCGCGGCGGGCCGGCCCTCGGAAGCGGCACGGCTCGTGACGATCGACGGCAGCGTCAGCCACGACGGCGAGGGCATCTACGGCGGCCGCGCCGTGGCGGCGGGCGTGGCGGCCGCGATGGGCGGGGCGGGACCGGCGGGGATGATCGGGGCGGCACTGTCCGTCGTCCCGATGGACTCCTGGACCGCCCGTTCGATGCGCCGCGCGATCGTCGCCGCCGGGCGGACGTACCCCGACACCCTCTCCATGGAACGGGCCGTCCGCTCCGCGGTCGTCGTCGGCGGCTACCCGTGGACGGACCTGGCGCCGGAGGCG
This genomic interval carries:
- the gltB gene encoding glutamate synthase large subunit translates to MRSDAWSPMDGRPAPQGMYDPRNEHDACGVGFVATLTGVAGHELVEQALTVLRNLEHRGATGSEPDSGDGAGILLQVPDAFLREVTDFELPEAGSYAVGIAFLPSGAEDNETAVSKIGSIADEEGLTVLGWRDVPVTPDLLGNGARATMPAFRQLFVADGASEGIALDRKAFVLRKRAEREAGVYFPSLSARTIVYKGMLTTGQLEPFFPDLSDRRFATAVALVHSRFSTNTFPSWPLAHPYRFVAHNGEINTVKGNRNWMRARESQLASKLFNSGAGKIDRIFPVCTPDASDSASFDEVLELLHLGGRSLPHSVLMMVPEAWENHDSMDPARRAFYQYHSTMMEPWDGPACVTFTDGVQVGAVLDRNGLRPGRYWVTDDGLVVLSSEVGVLDIDPAKVVRKGRLQPGRMFLVDTAEHRIIEDDEIKSALAAEHPYQEWLEAGEIELEDLPEREHIVHTHASVTRRQQTFGYTEEELRVILAPMARTGGEPLGSMGTDSPIAALSERPRLLFDYFTQLFAQVTNPPLDAIREELVTSLHSSLGPQGNLLEPTAASCRSVTLPFPVIDNDELAKLIHINADGDMPGMKAATLSGLYRVSGGGDALAARIEAICGEVDTAIEGGARLIVLSDRHSDAEHAPIPSLLLTSAVHHHLIRTKQRTQVGLLVEAGDVREVHHVALLIGYGAAAVNPYLAMESVEDLVRAGTFIEGLEPEKAIRNLIYALGKGVLKVMSKMGISTVASYRGAQVFEAVGLDDAFVDKYFNGTATKIGGAGLDVVAKEVAARHAKAYPASGIAATHRALEIGGEYQWRREGEPHLFDPETVFRLQHATRNKRYDIFKKYTDRVNEQSERLMTLRGLFGFKSDREPISIDEVEPVSEIVKRFSTGAMSYGSISKEAHETLAIAMNQLGGKSNTGEGGEDPERLYDPARRSSIKQVASGRFGVTSEYLVNADDIQIKMAQGAKPGEGGQLPGHKVYPWVAKTRHSTPGVGLISPPPHHDIYSIEDLAQLIHDLKNANPAARIHVKLVSEVGVGTVAAGVSKAHADVVLISGHDGGTGASPLTSLKHAGGPWELGLAETQQTLLLNGLRDRIVVQTDGQLKTGRDVVIAALLGAEEFGFATAPLVVSGCVMMRVCHLDTCPVGIATQNPVLRERFSGQAEFVVNFFRFVAEEVREILAELGFRSVEEAVGHAELLDTGRAVDHWKAQGLDLEPLFHVPELPDGAVRHQVAEQDHGLEKALDNELIELAAEALNAATAEDAQPVRGQVAIRNINRTVGTMLGHEVTKKFGGAGLPDDTIDITFTGSAGQSFGAFVPRGITLRLEGDANDYVGKGLSGGRVVVRPDRGADHLAEYSTIAGNTIAYGATGGELFLRGRTGERFCVRNSGALVVSEGVGDHGCEYMTGGHAVVLGETGRNFAAGMSGGIAYVIDLDKDNVNPGNLEAVEALSDTDKQWLHDVVRRHFEETGSTVAEKLLADWDANADRFSKIIPTTYKAVLAAKDAAELAGLSEQETTEKMMEAATNG
- a CDS encoding ADP-ribosylglycohydrolase family protein → MEVLTASGSGPVATLLDRARGALLGLAVGDALGAPAENMRPSEIRRRWGRIEDFVSDDPAGTDDTEYAIFSGLLLARHGSALTVAHVEAAWHQWIADLDEGPFRGAGFSERGTLENLRRGLAAPISAQHRHAWSDGLAMRAAPFGVFAAGRPSEAARLVTIDGSVSHDGEGIYGGRAVAAGVAAAMGGAGPAGMIGAALSVVPMDSWTARSMRRAIVAAGRTYPDTLSMERAVRSAVVVGGYPWTDLAPEAVGLAFGAFAAARGDFRTSVLTAVNMGRDADTTAAVAGALAGSAAGAAAIPEAWASAITPVRGSCLPSMRGYHVLDIADLLTPDEDLGGAP
- a CDS encoding VIT1/CCC1 transporter family protein codes for the protein MSIIETEAALHEAHRDNHTHRDVNGGWLRPAVFGAMDGLVSNLALMTGVAGGAVSQQTIVITGLAGLAAGAFSMAAGEYTSVASQRELVEAELAVERRELRKHPVDEMEELAALYTARGVEPALAREVAMQLSRDPEQALEIHAREELGIDPDDLPSPLVAAFSSFGAFALGALLPVLPYLLGASALWPAVLLALAGLFGCGALVAKVTARSWWFSGLRQLALGGTAAAVTYGLGTLIGAAV